TTGCCGAGACGCCGTCTGGCGGCTGCACCGTCGATTTCTTCATCGATTACGAATTCAAGAGCCGCATCCTGGGCGCGTTGATGGGCTCGATGTTCGATCGCGCCTTCCGCATGTTCACCGAAGCCTTCGAGACGCGCGCAAACAGGATCTACACGCCGGCCTGATGAGCGAACCCGCGTCAGGCCGCATAGAGCGAGCGCACCATCTCCAGCGCCGTCCTGATCGTCGCCAGCCGGACCTCGCTGCGGCCGATATCGCCATAGAACATCTTTCGATGGATGATCGCGCCGGCGCGCGATTTGGCGGCGAGATGCACGAGGCCGACCGGTTTTTCCGCCGATCCGCCGCCAGGACCGGCAATGCCGGTGACGGCAACGGCGATCTCGGCGCCTGAGCGGAAGAGAGCGCCATGCACCATCTGCCGCGCCGTTTCCTCGGAGACCGCCCCGAAACGCAGTAGCGTTTCCGCCTGCACGCCGAGCATCTCCACTTTTGCGCTATTCGTATAAGTGACGAAGCCGCGGTCGACGACGGCGGACGAACCCGATATCTCCGTCAGCGCCCCGGCGATCAGCCCGCCGGTGCAGGATTCGGCAGTCGAGACCATCAGGCCTGCAGCCGTGAAGTCACGGATGATCGTCTCCGCCATCGAAATAATATCGTCGGGAAAAAGGTTCATCATTTCTTCCCGCGATAGACGACGGTGGCAGTCGCGATCGCCGCGATGCCTTCGCGCCGGCCGACGAAGCCGATCGTCTCGTTGGTCGTCGCCTTGACCGAGCAGCGCTCGATATCGATGCCGAGATAATCC
This Rhizobium brockwellii DNA region includes the following protein-coding sequences:
- a CDS encoding CinA family protein; its protein translation is MMNLFPDDIISMAETIIRDFTAAGLMVSTAESCTGGLIAGALTEISGSSAVVDRGFVTYTNSAKVEMLGVQAETLLRFGAVSEETARQMVHGALFRSGAEIAVAVTGIAGPGGGSAEKPVGLVHLAAKSRAGAIIHRKMFYGDIGRSEVRLATIRTALEMVRSLYAA